A region from the Dendropsophus ebraccatus isolate aDenEbr1 chromosome 1, aDenEbr1.pat, whole genome shotgun sequence genome encodes:
- the LOC138788301 gene encoding E3 ubiquitin/ISG15 ligase TRIM25-like — protein MHPPPSNTGNIGFSWFKEASAMASADLRDELLCSICLNLYTDPVTLRCGHNFCRDCIDQVLNTQDGAGVYSCPECREEFRKRPTLQRNIALHNVAERLRSTQPHQEEITGICCTYCIHSPVPAVRSCLLCEASLCDNHLRVHSKSPEHVLTDPSTSLEKRKCSVHKKVLEYYCTEDNACICVYCRLDGEHQGHRVEMLDEASEKKKLRNVLQKVITKREKTEERVRSVEERWRKQQEKVSGEAERVTALFIDIRKRLDDLEKRVLSEIFRQEEQLSLSLSDVIQKLEIKKDELSRKMRHIEELCNMADPLTVLQEPDTGDLCDPEEGGGDDDTGGHDKTHDVDVDGITGMLHAGISDIMTYLQTISPEKLYEKKPQPVSVQSRPSHTQASPVSGTVYGGNSVIVMTGGAGGDSGIYRRGSADILLDINTAGNNLLISDDLTTASYSRIHKKYLETAERFLCNHQVMSGRGFSSGRHYWDVEISRSGQWRAGMCYPSIDRRGRQSYIGDNNKSWCLCRKQVGSNQYSVIHNNKEVQLPHQISSNRFRIYMDYEAGQLSFYELCDPIRHLHTFTTTFTEPLHAALYVFLCSIKITGGGRAGSSCRRSYRVTLC, from the coding sequence ATGCACCCTCCTCCCAGTAACACAGGTAACATTGGATTTTCCTGGTTCAAAGAAGCTTCAGCCATGGCGTCTGCTGATCTGAGAGACGAGCTGCTCTGCTCCATCTGTCTGAACCTTTATACAGATCCTGTAACcctgagatgtggacacaacttctgccgggACTGTATTGATCAGGTCCTGAatacacaggacggggctggagtttattcctgtcctgaatgTAGAGAAGAGTTTAGGAAGCGGCCGACACTACAGAGGAACATCGCTCTACATAATGTAGCAGAACGTCTCCGGTCTACTCAGCCCCATCAGGAGGAGATCACCGGGATCTGCTGCACTTACTGTATTCACTCTCCTGTACCTGCTGTGAGATCCTGTCTGCTgtgtgaggcttctctgtgtgataatCACCTGAGAGttcacagcaagtcaccagaacacgtcctgaccgatcccagcacttccctggagaagaggaaatgttctgtCCATAAGAAGGTCCTGGAATATTATTGTACTGAGGACAATGCTTGTATCTGTGTGTACTGCAGATTGGATGGAGAACATCAGGGACACCGAGTGGAGATGCTGGATGAGGCCTCCGAGAAGAAGAAACTGagaaatgttctgcagaaagtgatcacaaagagagagaagactgaggaAAGAGTCCGGAGTGTGGAGGAGCGCTGGAGAAAACAGCAAGAAAAAGTATCTGGAGAAGCCGAGAGAGTCACTGCCCTGTTTATAGACATCAGGAAACGCCTGGACGACCTGGAGAAGAGGGTCCTGAGTGAGATCTtcaggcaggaggagcagctgtcactgtcactgtctgatgtcatccagaagctggaaataaagaaggatgagctgtccaggaagatgagacacattgaagagctgtgtaacatggcggatccactgactgtcttacaggaaccagacacaggtgacttgtgtgatcctgaggaggggggaggtgatgatgacacagggggacatgataaGACACATGACGTAGATGTGGATGGGATTACAGGGATGTTACATGCAGGTATTTCTGATATTATGACATATCTACAGACCATCTCACCTGAAAAACTATATGAAAAGAAACCACAACCTGTCAGTGTCCAATCTCGGCCCAGTCATACACAAGCTTCACCTGTgtcaggtacagtatatgggggcaatagTGTAATAGTCATGACAGGGGGTGCTGGTGGGGACAGCGGGATCTATAGAAGGGGTTCTGCAGACATATTACTGGATATAAACACAGCTGGTAATAATCTCCTTATATCAGACGACCTGACTACTGCATCCTATAGCAGGATACACAAGAAATATCTagaaacagcagagagattcCTGTGTAATCATCAGGTGATGAGCGGCAGGGGATTCTCCTCAGggcgacattactgggatgtggagatCAGTAGATCAGGGCAGTGGAGGGCGGGgatgtgttatcccagtatagACAGGAGGGGGCGCCAGTCATACATTGGAGATAATAACAAGTCCTGGTGTTTATGTAGAAAGCAGGTGGGTAGTAATCAGTATTCAGTGATACATAACAATAAGGAGGTCCAGTTACCTCACCAGATCTCCAGTAATAGATTCCGGATATATAtggattatgaggccgggcagctgtccttttatgagctgtgtgaccccatcagacacttacacaccttcaccaccaccttcaccgagccccttcatgctgcactatatgtatttttatgttcTATAAAGATAACAGGGGGAGGAAGAGCTGGCAGCAGTTGTAGAAGAAGCTACAGAGTAACGCTTTGCTAA
- the LOC138788397 gene encoding prostaglandin-E(2) 9-reductase-like, with translation MFTVGVSEEVCATSGNMVLTKNSRITLNDGYKIPVVGLGTYAPQESPKSLVEEAVKVALEIGYRHIDSAFIYGNEVEVGRAINGKIADGTVKREDVFYTGKLWSTFHPPELVRPALERTLKDLQLDYIDLFIIHTPVEFKPGDNLMPTDKNGKLIYHNTNIRDTWKAMEDCKEAGLVRSIGVSNFNHKQIELILNMSGLRHKPVCNQVECHLYLNQSKLLEFCKSHNIVLVAYGVLGSTRDPNWIDQSAPILLEDPVLNAIAKKHCRTPAQVAMRHMLQRGIVVLAKSFKPERIKQNLQVFEFELSEEEMKTLNRLNQNRRYVQLDKWTDHPKFPFHEEY, from the exons ATGTTCACTGTTGGAGTTTCAGAAGAGGTCTGTGCTACAAGCGGCAATATGGTGCTGACGAAAAATTCaagaattacactgaatgatgggTACAAGATACCAGTGGTTGGACTGGGCACCTATGCCCCCCAGGAG TCTCCAAAATCTCTGGTAGAAGAGGCCGTAAAAGTTGCTCTTGAGATCGGGTATCGTCACATTGACTCAGCATTCATATACGGCAATGAGGTTGAGGTCGGCCGAGCTATCAATGGGAAGATTGCAGATGGGACGGTCAAAAGAGAAGATGTGTTCTACACCGGCAAG CTCTGGAGCACCTTTCACCCCCCGGAGTTGGTCCGTCCCGCTCTTGAGAGGACCTTGAAGGATCTACAGCTGGATTACATCGATCTCTTCATTATTCACACTCCCGTAGAGTTCAAG CCCGGTGACAACCTAATGCCAACAGATAAAAATGGAAAACTTATCTATCACAATACTAATATTCGAGACACCTGGAAG GCTATGGAGGACTGTAAAGAAGCCGGGCTGGTCCGATCTATAGGCGTCTCCAACTTCAACCACAAACAAATAGAGCTCATCCTGAACATGTCGGGACTGAGACACAAACCTGTCTGCAACCAG GTGGAGTGTCACCTCTACCTGAATCAGTCTAAGCTGCTGGAATTCTGCAAGTCGCACAACATAGTCCTGGTGGCGTATGGGGTTTTGGGCTCTACTCGGGATCCAAACTG GATTGACCAGAGCGCTCCGATCTTACTGGAAGACCCTGTGCTCAATGCAATTGCCAAAAAACATTGCCGAACTCCTGCCCAGGTAGCGATGAGGCACATGCTACAGAGGGGGATAGTGGTTCTTGCCAAGAGTTTTAAGCCTGAGAGGATCAAGCAGAATCTTCAG GTTTTTGAATTTGAGCTGAGCGAGGAGGAAATGAAAACTCTGAATAGACTGAACCAGAACAGACGCTACGTGCAGCTGGATAA ATGGACGGATCACCCGAAGTTTCCATTCCATGAAGAATATTAA